GAGGGCGAGGCCGCCATGGAACACGTGCCTGCGGTGTTCGCCGATGTGATGAACCAGCACCTGGCCGGTTTCACCAAGACCGAATGGACAGCGCTGCTCGGCTACCTGCGCCGCATGCTGGAGACTGGCGAGGCCTTGCGCGGGTCCGAGTGAGGGATGGAGTGAATGTGGTCCGGTACGGCGGACCGATGGCCTTTTTGAATCAATTAATTGCCTAAGCAAATGAAGCCCCATCAAACAACTGACGTCCGTGGCCGTTTTCAGCGACGCGGCATCGCGCTATCGATCGTGGTGGCCGCCTTGGTGGCGGGCTGCGCCAGCAGCGCCGGCATCCAGTCGCAATCGACCGCACTGGAGCCCCAGGCGGTGGGCCTGGCCCCGTCGGGCGTTGGCAGTGGTGCGGCCATGCCCGCGGCCGATTGGTGGCGCACCTGGGGCGACGAGGAACTGGGCCGCGTGATCGAACAGGCGCTGCGCGCGCAACCCTCGCTGGGCGTCGCGCAAGCGCGGCTGCGCCGCGCGCAAGCCGCCACCGCCAGCGAAGAGGCCACCAATGGCTTGCAGGTGAAGGCAAGCGCCGACGCCACGCGCCAACGCTTCAGCGCCAACAGCATCTACCCCGCGCCTCTGGGCGGCTCCATGCAGACCATGGCCAATGCGCAGATCGCCGGCTCGTGGGAGCTCGACTTCTTCGGCAAACACCGTTCGGCCATCGAAGCCGCCCTGGGCGCCGAGCGCGCCGCCGCGGCCGACGTGCAGGCCGCGCGCAACCTGTTGGCAAGCCAAGTGGCGCAGACCTACGTGCAACTGGGCCGCCTGCTGGCGCAGCGCGAAGTGGCGCAGCAAGCCCTGGCGCAGCGCGAGCAGATGCTGGGCCTGATCCGCCAGCGCGTCGATGCCGGCCTGGACACCCGCGTGGAACTCAAGCAAGGCGAGGGCGCGCTGCCCGATGCGCGCGTGCAGATTGAGCAGGTCGACGAACAGATCGCCGCCGCGCGCCACGCGCTGGCCGCGCTCGCGGCCTTGCCGCCACAGAGCTACGACCAGCTCCAGCCGAACCTGCAGGCCCTGCGCAGCCTGCCATTGCCCGCGGTGCTGCCGGCCGATCTGCTGGGACGGCGTGCCGACATCACCGCCGCGCGCTGGCGCATCGAAGCCGCCACCCAAGGCGTGAGCGTGGCCAAGGCGCAGTTCTATCCCAACGTGAGCCTCACGGCCTTCGTGGGCCTGGCCAGCATCGGCCTGGACCGGCTGGTCGATTCGGGCAGCCAGCAATACGGCATCGGTCCGGCGGTCCACCTGCCGCTCTTCGACACCGCTCGCCTGCGCGCCCAACTGCGCGTGCGCACGGCCGACCTGGACGCCGCCGTGGACAGCTACAACGGCGCGGTGCTCGAGGCCGTGCGCGACACGGCCGACCAGCTCAACGCACGCCAATCGCTGGAGCGCCAGCGCGAACAGCAGGCGCAAGCGCGCAGCGCCGCCGAAGCCGCCTACGACATTGCCACGCAGCGCTACCAGGCGGGCCTGAGCAACTACCTCACCGTGCTCACCGCCGAGGCCACGCTGTTCAACCAGCGGCGCCAGACCATCGACCTGCAGGCGCGTGCCCTGTCGACGCAAGTGGCGCTTGTGCGTGCGCTGGGCGGCGGCTTCGCACCCGATGCCGTGCACTGATCCAACTCCATCCCATCCTCCCGCTCACCGCAACCGGAGCCTTCCATGAACGCCACCACCGACAACCCGACACCCCAAGGCAATCCCGCCCGCAAGAAGGCCCTCACCGCCGTGACCGCCGCCGTGCTCGTTGCGGGCCTGGGCTATGGCGCCTACTGGGCGCTGGTGCTCAACCATTTCGAGACCACCGACAACGCCTACGTACAGGGCAACCTTGTGCAGGTCACGCCGCAGGTGGCGGGCACGGTGGTGGCCATCAATGCCAACGACAACGACCACGTGAAGGCTGGCCAGTGGCTGGTGCGCCTGGACCCGACCGACGCGAAGATCGCGCTGGAGCAGGCCGAGGCGCAACTCGCGCAGACGGTGCGCGAAGTGCGCACGCTGTATGCCAACAACCGCACCCAGAGCGCGCAGATTGCGCTGCGCGAAGCCGATCTGCAGCGCGCGCAGAGCGACCTGCAGCGCCT
The sequence above is a segment of the Hydrogenophaga sp. BPS33 genome. Coding sequences within it:
- a CDS encoding efflux transporter outer membrane subunit, which produces MKPHQTTDVRGRFQRRGIALSIVVAALVAGCASSAGIQSQSTALEPQAVGLAPSGVGSGAAMPAADWWRTWGDEELGRVIEQALRAQPSLGVAQARLRRAQAATASEEATNGLQVKASADATRQRFSANSIYPAPLGGSMQTMANAQIAGSWELDFFGKHRSAIEAALGAERAAAADVQAARNLLASQVAQTYVQLGRLLAQREVAQQALAQREQMLGLIRQRVDAGLDTRVELKQGEGALPDARVQIEQVDEQIAAARHALAALAALPPQSYDQLQPNLQALRSLPLPAVLPADLLGRRADITAARWRIEAATQGVSVAKAQFYPNVSLTAFVGLASIGLDRLVDSGSQQYGIGPAVHLPLFDTARLRAQLRVRTADLDAAVDSYNGAVLEAVRDTADQLNARQSLERQREQQAQARSAAEAAYDIATQRYQAGLSNYLTVLTAEATLFNQRRQTIDLQARALSTQVALVRALGGGFAPDAVH